The DNA region TGCATGGTCATCAACGACGACAGTTATCACCCGGTGCAGGTCGAAGCCGAAGTCATGGGCTTCTCCGGCAGCAAGGTGTTTCTGATGCCGGTCGGCAGCGTTGCCGGCATCGCTCCCGGTGCCCGTGTGGTTCCTCTGGCTGATACCGGCCGCTTGCCGATGGGCATGAGCATGCTCGGGCGGGTACTTGATGGCGCCGGTCGCGCGCTGGACGGCAAGGGTGGGATGAAGGCCGAAGATTGGGTGCCGATGGACGGCCCGACCATCAACCCGCTCAAGCGCGAACCAATAAGCGAGCCGCTGGACGTTGGCATTCGCAGCATCAACGGTTTGTTGACGGTCGGTCGCGGTCAGCGTTTGGGTCTGTTCGCCGGTACTGGCGTGGGCAAGAGTGTGCTGCTGGGCATGATGACCCGCTTCACCGAGGCCGACATCATCGTCGTCGGGCTGATCGGTGAGCGGGGTCGTGAAGTTAAAGAATTCATCGAGCACATCCTCGGTGAAGAAGGCCTCAAGCGTTCGGTCGTGGTGGCGTCCCCGGCGGACGATGCGCCGCTGATGCGTCTGCGCGCGGCGATGTACTGCACGCGAATTGCCGAGTATTTCCGCGACAAGGGCAAGAACGTCCTGTTGCTCATGGACTCCCTGACCCGTTTCGCCCAGGCTCAGCGGGAAATCGCTCTGGCGATCGGCGAGCCGCCAGCGACCAAGGGCTATCCGCCATCGGTGTTCGCCAAACTGCCGAAACTGGTGGAGCGGGCCGGTAATGCGGAGAAGGGCGGCGGTTCGATCACCGCGTTCTACACCGTACTCTCCGAAGGCGATGATCAGCAGGATCCGATTGCCGACGCCGCACGAGGCGTGCTCGACGGGCACATCGTGCTGTCCCGGCGCCTCGCCGAGGAAGGTCATTACCCGGCCATCGATATCGAAGCGTCCATCAGCCGGGTCATGCCGTCGGTGGTTACGCCGGAACACATGATGCGCGCCCAGTATTTCAAGCAACTGTGGTCGCGGTATCAGCAGAGTCGCGACTTGATTAGCGTCGGCGCCTATGTGGCCGGTGGTGATCGGGAAACCGACC from Pseudomonas sp. ACM7 includes:
- the fliI gene encoding flagellar protein export ATPase FliI codes for the protein MRLDRTSFAKRLGSYAEATELEGAPILEGRLLRMVGLTLEAEGLRAAMGSRCMVINDDSYHPVQVEAEVMGFSGSKVFLMPVGSVAGIAPGARVVPLADTGRLPMGMSMLGRVLDGAGRALDGKGGMKAEDWVPMDGPTINPLKREPISEPLDVGIRSINGLLTVGRGQRLGLFAGTGVGKSVLLGMMTRFTEADIIVVGLIGERGREVKEFIEHILGEEGLKRSVVVASPADDAPLMRLRAAMYCTRIAEYFRDKGKNVLLLMDSLTRFAQAQREIALAIGEPPATKGYPPSVFAKLPKLVERAGNAEKGGGSITAFYTVLSEGDDQQDPIADAARGVLDGHIVLSRRLAEEGHYPAIDIEASISRVMPSVVTPEHMMRAQYFKQLWSRYQQSRDLISVGAYVAGGDRETDLAISLQPQLVKYLRQGLNDSISLGESEAYLGTIFAPAAGG